From one Aquila chrysaetos chrysaetos chromosome 7, bAquChr1.4, whole genome shotgun sequence genomic stretch:
- the LOC115344116 gene encoding cell surface glycoprotein CD200 receptor 1-A-like isoform X1, with protein sequence MKAGADMKIAGKTVCVFVLLTITKVMRTVGNNRVSATVGNSCVLTCPPKSNITMVTWKISPKVGGPCTLGYRADQNKTDRTNCSDSMNWKFRPDRDPALEIWQVGIDHEGNYTCEVVATEGNFHKTYHLTVLVPPRLTMYCDDHGNPVCKATAGKPAAQILWVLESNSTPKEEGHDNGTVTVLSTFTAYSTNVTNTTCIVSHPAGNQSMTIACHPPDNNGFILPVSITLCFLSIIIFMAVIYYFKLHSDRLCLKTKPPETAPTHSPQDDTMEVEPYTTYVQKENVIYNSVSDLTVGQNLPQGLSPAT encoded by the exons ATGAAAGCAGGAGCCGACATGAAGATTGCTGGGAAgactgtgtgtgtttttgtgcTGCTCACCATCACCAAGGTCATGAGAACAGTAG gGAACAACAGAGTGTCAGCGACAGTAGGTAACAGCTGTGTGCTCACCTGCCCTCCCAAATCAAATATAACTATggtaacatggaaaataagccCCAAGGTTGGAGGCCCTTGCACCTTGGGCTACAGGGCTGATCAGAATAAGACAGACAGAACAAACTGCAGTGACAGCATGAACTGGAAATTCAGACCAGATCGGGATCCTGCCCTTGAGATATGGCAAGTAGGAATAGACCATGAGGGAAACTACACCTGCGAAGTAGTAGCAACAGAAGGGAATTTCCACAAGACGTACCACCTGACCGTGCTAG TGCCCCCAAGGCTGACCATGTACTGTGATGACCACGGGAACCCCGTGTGCAAGGCAACGGCAGGGAAGCCGGCTGCCCAGATCTTGTGGGTCCTAGAGAGCAACTCCACCCCCAAGGAAGAAGGCCATGACAACGGGACAGTGACTGTTCTCAGCACGTTCACAGCATACAGCACCAACGTGACTAACACAACCTGCATTGTGTCCCACCCAGCTGGGAACCAGAGCATGACCATAGCCTGTCATCCCCCAG ACAACAATGGCTTTATCCTGCCTGTCTCCATCACTCTTTGTTTCCTGAGCATTATCATCTTCATGGCTGTCATTTACTATTTTAAACTCCACAGTGACAG actGTGCCTCAAAACCAAACCTCCTGAAACTGCTCCTACACATTCCCCACAG gATGACACAATGGAAGTGGAACCTTATACTACTTATGTGCAGAAGGAAAACGTAATTTACAACTCAGTGTCTGATCTGACAGTGGGGCAGAATCTTCCACAAGGACTGTCACCAGCAACATGA
- the LOC115344116 gene encoding cell surface glycoprotein CD200 receptor 1-A-like isoform X2 gives MVTWKISPKVGGPCTLGYRADQNKTDRTNCSDSMNWKFRPDRDPALEIWQVGIDHEGNYTCEVVATEGNFHKTYHLTVLVPPRLTMYCDDHGNPVCKATAGKPAAQILWVLESNSTPKEEGHDNGTVTVLSTFTAYSTNVTNTTCIVSHPAGNQSMTIACHPPDNNGFILPVSITLCFLSIIIFMAVIYYFKLHSDRLCLKTKPPETAPTHSPQDDTMEVEPYTTYVQKENVIYNSVSDLTVGQNLPQGLSPAT, from the exons ATggtaacatggaaaataagccCCAAGGTTGGAGGCCCTTGCACCTTGGGCTACAGGGCTGATCAGAATAAGACAGACAGAACAAACTGCAGTGACAGCATGAACTGGAAATTCAGACCAGATCGGGATCCTGCCCTTGAGATATGGCAAGTAGGAATAGACCATGAGGGAAACTACACCTGCGAAGTAGTAGCAACAGAAGGGAATTTCCACAAGACGTACCACCTGACCGTGCTAG TGCCCCCAAGGCTGACCATGTACTGTGATGACCACGGGAACCCCGTGTGCAAGGCAACGGCAGGGAAGCCGGCTGCCCAGATCTTGTGGGTCCTAGAGAGCAACTCCACCCCCAAGGAAGAAGGCCATGACAACGGGACAGTGACTGTTCTCAGCACGTTCACAGCATACAGCACCAACGTGACTAACACAACCTGCATTGTGTCCCACCCAGCTGGGAACCAGAGCATGACCATAGCCTGTCATCCCCCAG ACAACAATGGCTTTATCCTGCCTGTCTCCATCACTCTTTGTTTCCTGAGCATTATCATCTTCATGGCTGTCATTTACTATTTTAAACTCCACAGTGACAG actGTGCCTCAAAACCAAACCTCCTGAAACTGCTCCTACACATTCCCCACAG gATGACACAATGGAAGTGGAACCTTATACTACTTATGTGCAGAAGGAAAACGTAATTTACAACTCAGTGTCTGATCTGACAGTGGGGCAGAATCTTCCACAAGGACTGTCACCAGCAACATGA